Genomic DNA from Podospora pseudoanserina strain CBS 124.78 chromosome 4, whole genome shotgun sequence:
CTTGCCTGCTACGATGCTTTGTTCGAACCAGAGTTGTGAAAGGGTTTGGGCTGGATGActggttgatggcggcttCAACGGTATGGACATTTTCTTGGCTCTCCAGACAAAAAAGCAACGAGAGAATCGCTCGGCTAACCCTTGACCATCTTGATTGTGTCACGCATAGGGTGCATATATCGCTTTCTGCTGCTTTTCAAACGTGGGGGTCACTCATGGCACAGGGAAACACAAGTCGGATGTCGACCCAGAGAATTACAAGATTGCAATGAACCGGTAATGCGCGAAACTGTCTGACGTGACAGGATGTTTGTTTGGCTGATTGTTGACTCTCAGATGGTACTACTGCTACCTCCTCTACGCCTGGTCCATGATTCTCGTCAAGCTCTCCATCGGCTACTTTTTGCTCCgagtcaccatcacccgcctTCACAAATGGATCATTTACGCCGCGGGCGCCATCACGTGCGTCAGCTGCCTGACgtttttcttcctcgccatgtTCCAGTGCTACCCGATCAGCTTCTTTTGGAACAAGGACCAGGACGGCAGATGCATCAACATGAACATCCTGACGGCGTTGGCTATCCTCTATTCGATCTTCTCCGTCGTCACCGATCTGACGTACGCCCTGCTGCCCGCGTGGGTGGTGGCTCAGCTCAACATGGATAAAAAGTCGAAAGTGGCGGTGATTGGtctgatggggatgggatgcGTGGCCAGCGCGGCGGTTATTGTTCGTGGGCCGTATCTTCGACACATGGGGAGTGAGGATTTCTTGTGGGATACGGCGCCGATTGCGATTTGGTCGTCTGTCGAAGCTGCGCTTGCT
This window encodes:
- a CDS encoding hypothetical protein (EggNog:ENOG503NZ3B; COG:S), with translation MTDVPNRGPVLLAVNTTGAVLAGITCLLRCFVRTRVVKGFGLDDWLMAASTGAYIAFCCFSNVGVTHGTGKHKSDVDPENYKIAMNRWYYCYLLYAWSMILVKLSIGYFLLRVTITRLHKWIIYAAGAITCVSCLTFFFLAMFQCYPISFFWNKDQDGRCINMNILTALAILYSIFSVVTDLTYALLPAWVVAQLNMDKKSKVAVIGLMGMGCVASAAVIVRGPYLRHMGSEDFLWDTAPIAIWSSVEAALAITAGCLACLQPLVKMIGVKLGLAAFTTASKSGGRGSNLKMTGDISVRRSFTRRTDLFSSANYREQQAAGELKLQPGLSGYTAKCYGNTSEEELRPVTKDTDATLRGDRDNESKESMNGVVKARERESV